The Manihot esculenta cultivar AM560-2 chromosome 11, M.esculenta_v8, whole genome shotgun sequence genome includes a region encoding these proteins:
- the LOC110603336 gene encoding F-box/kelch-repeat protein At1g15670, translating into MELIPGLPDDVARECLVRLMYRQFSTVLSVSKGWRTQLESPEFYRRRKDTSTSQKLVVMAQARVDPNEIFKVVKYPLIPVHRLTLLEANTGDRCELPPIPEFSDGLPLFCQVVSVGSDIVVLGGLDPATWEVSGSVFVFDFVSATWRRGSDMPGVRRSFFGCASDSDRMVYVAGGHDSDKNALRSAMAYDVAKDDWIQLPDMARERDECKAIFHGGKLHVIGGYSTEMQGRFERDAEVLDLATWTWNHIQQFLESTTCPKTCTSGDDGIYMCQGEYVVALKGTTWQVVYMLPCDVDNVAYLAKWQDKLLVIGSAGFGEPHVAYVLDLNKYRWTKMETPRQYSGHVQSGCYLEI; encoded by the coding sequence aTGGAGCTGATTCCTGGTCTCCCTGATGATGTCGCTCGTGAATGTCTTGTTCGTCTCATGTACAGGCAGTTCTCCACCGTCTTATCTGTTTCTAAAGGCTGGAGGACTCAGCTCGAGTCGCCGGAATTTTACCGGCGCAGGAAAGATACGTCTACTAGTCAGAAGCTTGTCGTTATGGCTCAAGCTCGAGTTGACCCAAATGAAATTTTCAAGGTTGTAAAATATCCGCTTATCCCGGTTCACCGCCTCACTCTTCTTGAGGCGAATACGGGTGATCGGTGTGAATTGCCTCCGATTCCTGAGTTTTCCGATGGCTTGCCGTTGTTTTGCCAGGTTGTGAGTGTTGGGTCGGATATTGTGGTTTTGGGTGGGCTGGATCCAGCGACTTGGGAAGTGTCCGGTTCAGTTTTTGTTTTCGATTTTGTTTCCGCTACTTGGCGTCGTGGGTCTGATATGCCAGGTGTTCGGCGATCTTTTTTTGGATGCGCATCTGATTCTGATCGGATGGTGTATGTCGCTGGTGGACATGACAGTGACAAAAATGCACTAAGATCTGCAATGGCGTATGACGTGGCAAAAGATGACTGGATTCAATTGCCTGACATGGCAAGAGAACGCGACGAGTGCAAGGCGATTTTCCACGGTGGCAAGCTCCACGTCATTGGAGGATACTCTACTGAAATGCAAGGTAGATTTGAGAGAGATGCTGAGGTGTTAGATCTCGCGACGTGGACGTGGAATCATATACAACAGTTTCTAGAATCTACCACGTGTCCTAAAACATGTACTAGTGGCGATGATGGAATATACATGTGTCAGGGAGAGTATGTGGTGGCACTGAAAGGCACGACGTGGCAAGTAGTTTACATGCTTCCTTGTGACGTGGACAACGTTGCTTACCTGGCAAAATGGCAAGACAAGTTATTGGTGATCGGCTCAGCAGGATTTGGTGAACCCCACGTGGCATATGTATTGGATTTAAACAAGTACAGGTGGACAAAAATGGAGACACCTAGGCAGTATTCTGGGCATGTTCAATCAGGTTGCTACCTGGAGATCTAA